Proteins from one Lycium ferocissimum isolate CSIRO_LF1 unplaced genomic scaffold, AGI_CSIRO_Lferr_CH_V1 ctg19335, whole genome shotgun sequence genomic window:
- the LOC132042939 gene encoding uncharacterized protein LOC132042939, whose amino-acid sequence MGRQRGYQAHEGYQGRDHQGYDDDGDFHGNHGYGGGRDTSLNSIKVTLPIFKGGSDPDAFLDWVMHCDRIFLTNDMSEVKKASYAIAQFEGYASTWWETQVKARRIIGLPPTPTWDELKDAMRRKYVTERYKQEQLKKVYTLRQSKKSVEEYYDEFQIVKMRIDFDEDELNAMTRFRAGLNGEIVSQIRLHNYGSIEETLQAAIEIEEERGASSSNWQKNKAPIQEAKKPFVKNSQVEKQVDKQPPKFAPKEGGTKTPIQCFKCHGFGHRASECPNRRAFILRDTYSEDEGECEKGDDEGDHENEQHDSEGDGVEGDDEPIVPLYVVRRTMISKAMDDPSQRENLFHTKCIINQNTSIMIIDSGSCANVASTTLVDFLKLPTTRHGNPYKLQWLNECGELKVTRQAIIKFTVGKYHDEVLCDVVPMQACHLLLGRPWQYDRSVNHNGRTNQYTLVHNGVKHVLNPMTPSQVGEIYNKIRELKEKGRSALKKKNVGEEGVEESSSQELSGKNGELRGKTKVSLLANCGEIREELGER is encoded by the exons ATGGGTAGGCAAAGAGGGTACCAAGCTCATGAAGGGTACCAAGGTCGTGACCATCAAGGTTATGATGACGATGGAGATTTTCATGGGAATCACGGTTATGGAGGAGGgcgagacacgagtctcaattctaTCAAGGTTACTCTCCCAATCTTCAAAGGAGGAAGTGACCCCGATGCATTTCTTGATTGGGTGATGCATTGTGATAGAATTTTCTTGACGAATGACATGTCCGAGGTGAAAAAGGCGTCTTATGCCATTGCTCAATTCGAAGGGTATGCCTCCACATGGTGGGAAACTCAAGTGAAGGCTAGAAGAATTATTGGGCTTCCTCCTAcacctacttgggatgaattgaaggaCGCCATGCGGCGTAAGTATGTCACCGAACGCTACAAgcaagaacaactcaagaaggtgtaTACTTTAAGGCAAAGCAAaaagagtgtggaagaatactatgatgagttccaaATTGTCAAGATGAGAATCGACTTTGACGAGGATGAGCTAAATGCTATGACTCGGTTCCGAGCCGGGTTAAATGGTGAGATTGTCTCACAAATAAGACTCCACAACTATGGGAGCATTGAAGAGACTCTTCAAGCGGCTATTGAAATAGAGGAGG aacgAGGAGCTTCCTCCTCcaattggcaaaagaataagGCCCCCATACAAGAAGCCAAGAAACCATTTGTGAAGAATTCTCAAGTTGAGAAGCAAGTTGACAAACAACCTCCGAAGTTTGCTCCAAAAGAAGGAGGTACGAAAACTCCTATTCAATGCTTTAAATGTCATGGCTTCGGTCATAGAGCAAGTGAATGCCCTAATCGTAGAGCGTTTATTTTGAGAGACACTTATAGTGAGGATGAGGGAGAATGTGAGAAAGGAGATGATGAGGGCGATCATGAGAATGAACAACATGATAGTGAAGGGGATGGTGTTGAAGGAGATGATGAGCCTATTGTACCTCTCTATGTGGTGCGAAGAACCATGATAAGCAAAGCAATGGATGACCCAAGTCAACGGGAAAATCTCTTCCACACCAAGTGCATCATTAACCAAAACACTAgcatcatgatcattgatagtgggAGTTGTGCCAATGTTGCTAGTACCacccttgttgatttcttgaaacttcccaCCACCCGCCATGGAAACCCTTACAAGCTTCAATGGCTCAATGAATGTGGTGAATTGAAGGTGACTAGGCAAGCTATCATCAAATTCACGGTTGGGAAGTATCACGATGAGGTGTTATGTGATGTTGTTCCCATGCAAGCGTGTCATCTTCTACTTGGCCGACCATGGCAATATGATAGGTCCGTCAACCATAATGGGAGAACTAACCAATACACCCTTGTCCACAATGGTGTCAAACATGTCTTGAATCCCATGACCCCCTCCCAAGTGGGTGAGATCTATAACAAAATaagggagttgaaggagaagggTCGTAGTGCATTGAAAAAGAAGAATGTGGGGGAAGAGGGAGTAGAAGAGAGTAGTTCTCAAGAGTTGAGTGGAAAGAACGGAGAGCTTAGAGGAAAAACCAAGGTGTCTCTTTTGGCGAATTGTGGGGAAATTAGGGAGGAATTGGGGGAGCGTTAA